GGTTCTGTGGCTAGTGATCCCTTTATCGATATATTTGTGCAGAACGGGCACAGTGAGGCAGGAAAAGTATCATGTATATGCACACAGAACATGTCTACACCACGGGCAccccagtggcacagctgcagctatggTGCCCTAGTGCTGTATTTTAGACACTTCCTAGGGTGACAGAATACTACCCTGACTGTTGGAAGCAAGGGTGACGGAAGAATTTTAGACTGGGGCAGGATTAGATCACCTTAACTAGATCACTCAGCGGTATGAATTTTTCACgctcctgagtgatgtagctaggtcaatctaaattttaaatgtagattAGAGCGCTGAGGAAGCCAAGACATATTTGGTGCTATTGTTAAGAGCTAGGTTACACCTTagtatgggttgagttaaaacttCAATGAGACTGATGGGTAGGAACGCACCCTTCAATTAAGATAGTTGTAAGACCCATTTAAGGGGCTGACACCTAAAATAAGTCCTAACAGACTCTGCTGGGAAACTACCATCACTTGGGCTAAGGGTTTGACTAGGGATTGTGATCAGgtggggagtgagagagagaagcacaggcaaaaagcaagaaagccacCAGTAGCCTATgagcacagtgtgaccctgggaAAATCTAGAGCGAGAGCTTTTGGGTCTGTTGTCTAAAGAGGCTTGGAGCTGTAAGCTAAGAAGCtgttccttttgttcttggttcctcctgTATTTGGAGAAGGTGGACTTTGTATATTCCTTATAAATAAGATTGTATCAAAGggaataccagactccatcaatttctacttccaactggaatATCCAAAATTTGACTAGTTACTCTGGTTGAAGTGCAGCCACACTATCTTTGGCAAGATTACCAGCAAGCAACAAAGCCATGTAGCACCATCTACAGAAGTAGCGTTTGCAGTGTGGGCATTTGTTGAGCAAGAACTAGACCTTCTATGTATGTCACCGAACAGTTATTAGACAATTTTTGTCCATCACAGCCAAATAACTGTGGATCTGAATCAGTGACACAAGGTATTAAACTCAGGTGTGTCTTAGGTCTGCCTGTGTTAGGAATCATCTCCCACCTCTAATGCCTGATATCCAATCACAGAGAAATAGCTGCATACTAGGAGAGTTTCTAAAGAAGGCCTCACTTCACAGTTGGTCACATACACTGCAGAGGACCATGTGAAGTCATAATAATGAGCATGTGTATTAAACTGAGCAGTagagagggagggcagggagagtgCAGGATCctttccaaaattatttttaaatacagaaaagagAAGTTTTTCTACTATTTTGCtccaatcctttaaaaaaaaaaaagatttagtaCTTGGACTAATGGCTGCAATGTCTTACTGAGACACTGGAAAATCAGTACCACACAACAGAGGCTGAATATTTTCACTTGATTGTGCCCAACAGCTGTGCAGGTAAAGAGCACATGTAGTTTGAGGAAGAGAGGGGATTTACTTGAGGCTATTTGGAACCCTATTATGGACTTTTTAGGTAACACAGTTGTTGATCCTGAGAcatgtttttgtttattgccaCCATGTTCTTGGCTATAAATTGGCACTAACCTCATGCTGTTTTACACATGAGGGCTCATGCAGGGTTGATTGTGACTTGATACCACAATTGTAGAAGTGTTAAACCTCAATTATGCTTGGTTCTAAGTGGCATTTAAAATTGTTAGCTAgtgctgtttaataaaaataaccatAATCTAGACTGGTTATGCAGAGGGATTTTCTACTCTCTTACATTTAGGGCCACTATTAATCACTGCTCCCATAATTAAAGGTTTGCACACCGAATtaaaaaagcatttatttttctgtgGCTAGCATATTTATGCGGTTTGGTAGGCTTTTTTAATTCTTCTTCCAATCTTTATTAACATCTTGCTGGGATAGTTGTAACTACAAAACATCTACATTAGTGACCATAACAGGTCTACTGTGGGAGATTATAGGTTTACTGCAGATGGAGGTGGCAATGGATTGCACAGGACATGGTCACGTTTCAAACGGCAAGCCATTTCCCTGCTATATCAACCAATTTCAAAGATTAATAAAGATGTGTGGCAAGTTACAAAGTAAATAAAACCCACCAGCTTttggaaatatatttattttaaagtttgagGCAAACCAGGTAGGACTTCTGGAAGAGAACAGTTTGTAGGGGTTGCATAAATCACAGGCAACTGAATGCTACAAAAAATAGAAATGTCCACATACTTTATAAATCcaagcctatatatatataataataaaagTTTGATAGCATAGAATAGCCACCGTTCAGAAAAGCAATATTTTAACTAAAACCATATGAAAGACCCAGCTAAACTTAAGCCACTTTTTGAGtctaaaaaaaaaggagtacttgtggcaccttagagactaaccaatttatttgagcatgagctttcgtgagctacagctcacggtatacatctgatgaagtgagctgtagctcacgaaagctcatgctcaaataaattggtaagtctctaaggtgccacaagtactccttttctttttgcgaatacagactaacacggctgttcctctgaaacctttttgagTCTAGTTGACTTAGTGTTATGAGTTAAGGAACTTCCACTTATTGTACCTTTTTTCTGCTTTAGTCCCTTCCACTATGACATGAAATAACACCTCCACAGGGCTTCAGATCTTTTGCCTTCATGCAGCCCTATATCATAAAATTCCTTTATTGGAAGGTGTTTTAAGGTACTTCTTGTGGTGTAGTGGTGAAGTGCAGCTTGATTTAGCTACAGTCTTCTATACATTTTGGTACTGAAGTGTTCATATTTACTAAACTGCTATTAAATTTTGggtaggctgtgtgtgtgtgtacacaattcTAAATTCAGTTAAACCACGGCCTTTATGAATCTAAAGAGAAGCGCTGTATTTAAAATGTCAGCTTGTATCTCCTATTCTCCTGGAGTGGTTGCTAACTTTTTCTAAAAGCAAGAATTGCTTCCAAGTCTATTCAGTGGCGATCAGGGCAAAGCCATACTGTTTGAATACATTAATCTAAAACTAGCCAACCACTGGCCATTCGCCCTATTTACATTCTTCTTCTACATTTAATGCTgctcacaaatttaaaaaaagcagtgGCCAACAGGAAAGAGTGATGGCTCTACTTCTTATAAATTATCTAAGAAAAAGGCCCCCAGGCCATGCTTTCAGTTCTAAATGCAACAGTATAATGTGTAGGTTGGCACATTCAtaatatggggtggggggagtgtaggaggagtcAAGGTCCAGCAGCattacccattttttttttttttaaccacaatcACAGCTGAACTTCTAGCAGCTTATTGGTGCAATCTGTAATACTTTTTAGTAGCCTGGAAgtcacagcagcagcagacaccCTTAACTATTAATGGTTAAGAAGATGACAATTCTTGTGTACTAATGCAAGATACATAGAAGACAAATAATAGTGGAGCTTAGCATCAGAAATGTATGGCCATTGTATCAGTGTATTTTATGGTCACTTGAATATTAATACTCAGCACTTTCCATAATACACTTCAAACACTAATTagtcctcacaacatccctgtgaggtaggcagACATTATTGTTgcacttttacagatgggggagctgaggcaaggtggataagtgacttgcccaagagggGAATCCATGTCAGGTGCGATATTGATTCAGGAGGATGTGGCTCCCAGTTGTGTGCTCACTTCCCTAGTTGAAGCATAGCCAAGCAGAATTTTCAGTAACACTTCAGTCACATTTTTGGTatgaaacacaaaagaaaaaaagttaccgGTAGTTCTTTGAAGAATTCCAATAGGTAAAACAAGTCTTAACAAGGAAAGCTGTCTGTACGGAGAAGACGGATTACGTCAAGTAGCAAGGACAAAAAGTGTCATAAAATTTCAACATTTAACAATTAAGAGCAGTCACAAGGGAAACACACACATGTAACCTTATCTAGGTTTATGGTTTCTGTGCATGTTAATTCCCAAGGGCATCTATTCAGAGAGCCTGATATGTTAGTCAGCAGGACACTTCCACTGAATCCATGCCAGTTTTAAAGTGCAGCTTCATAGCAGCATCAGGCCCTACATCATTTCCAGCCGTTTTGGTTTTGGCTAACCACCCACTTAGCCAGGCTTAATTCTTTCTGATCACTTCTAATTTCCTGCTACCTTCCCTCTGGATTTGCCCCCCTCAGCAACTTCTTCCTTTGGCTGCCCAATTACCCAGGAGAACACAATATTGAGCACTGATAGGCTGGAGAGTGAAGCtttaatacagtggttctcaaacttttgtactggtgaaccctttcaaatagcaagcctccGAATGcaactccccttataaattaaacacttgtttatatatttaagaccattataaatgctggaggcaaagtagggtttggggtggaggctgacagcttgcaaccccctgaggggtcccgacctcAGTTTGAGGACCCCTGCTTTAATACTAGATTGGCAGCTTCTTCCCCACATGAGGCCTCCTCAACCCTGCTGCACACATGTgcatgcttttttttcccccccttaatAGTAGTATTTACACTAACCCCAATTCCTGACCACTGGGGAGCTGGTTCTGTCCCTGCAGCAGAATTGCTCTCTCGCATCTGCTACACCCTACATGGCATGCATAAAATAGAATCCCTTACTTGAAGCGTGGGAGACCAGCAGGGATTGCAGATGCCATGAGGGGAACCTACCCTATCTCCAGCCATGTGACCATCCCCTGAGTGATGTTTCCAAAACGGAGGAGTGAAGTACTGAGGCTGAACCCTGAGTGACACAACACTGATACTGTAGCACGTGCTAACTTTTTGGAAAGTAAACAAAAGCCATATAAACAGGAGTTCTTGTTTTTGTACTCGTCATACTAACCACCTGGATCACAGATCTGTAGCTGTGGGTACAGACTAGCCAGTAATTTCTAATCTTAAATTATTTACATTCAGTGATTCCTTGGGATATTCAATAGTAGgtattttacaccagtgcagaaaGGTCAAATCTTTACCTTTGTGTAAATTTTTTTGTATCTCTAACATGGTTTTGCCATAAATTATTTCTAACAATGCACTGCACTCATATTAATCCTAATAACTCATGCAATAATGGTACAAGCACTGTAGCACTGAAGCCAACAGAAGAATATGTTATAAATTTGTAGGGCACTTCTATTTCCAGTCGTCGTCTGGCTTCTAGATCGTTGACAGAAACCTGGTACCTAGAACACAACACACGGAGGGCCATGCCTTTGATGAAATAACGTGTAACCAAAAGAATAAAAATCCCTACTAAGAACTTTGCCAGCACCACCATCATCATCTCACTGATTGGAGGAAAGCTGAGGAGAAGACTTTTGTTGGGATAGTTTGGTGCTGCATATAGGTTATTTAACCAGAATCCTATGGTTGCTCCagctcctgatccaaggacagtaGTTGTGTCTGCTCGGGTAGGGCTGTAATTCTCTAGTTTGGGATAGTTGTAACATAGGAGAAGGGGCACAGTTATAGAAAGTATAGGGCAGAATGGACTAGTTAACATCAAGTGGTCTATGATATCCCATGCAGGATATGTGAGTGCAATTAACGCAGCTGAAATCAGACTTCCACCAATCACATCCTGTAAACacgggaattaaaaaaaaaaaaaaaaaaaaacttgttaaaACATGGAAGTATAAACAGGTTATCAGACTATCAAGccaatttttcagttcaaaagtGGGGAGTAAATTAGGAAGGTGCCGTCTCTTTAcatttaaatttccttttttattttttaaatgtatactcTAAGATTGAACACGCtatggttttttccccccaaaatacagtTAACTACAAAGTAAAGCAGTAATATAGTGACAAACAGGAACATTAACAGCATCAAGTATCTTATTTTTTCAAATGAACATGTATCctgtccttcctcctccttcccctcccccccaccagtcCAGTGCACTAATAATGAATTACTTGCCAAAAAGAGAGGTAACAGAGTGTTCAGCTAAAAATGTGATCCAACTGGCTGCAATTCCCTCAGTGCTTCATAAGACGTTATACAGCAAAACAGACCTTTTATCTTGGCCACATAAAGATTCTATCTACCCAAATTCCCTCTGCAGTGTCAGTTGGCTAGTGTTTTTCACTTATTGCCCAATGATAAACTGCAGCATTTCAGTACTGGCTGAAGTCAAAACTGCTGACTTCCAAATTCATGCCTAAGTACTGAGCTAACCTGCCATCCTATATGTTTTTAATAGACATTTCTGGTCTCCACTGTGTAACAGGCCATCATCTTAACTTCTGACAATCATCAGCAATTATTTTCTGAGTTTACTTTCTGTTAATTACAATTTTTCAGTTACTTCATGATTTAACAACACTGCATTTAACTTTGTTATTCTGGACTCTTTTAGCACACTTCAGACATTGACACAACCCTGCAAAAGCCCGTTGGTTTGCACACTGCTTTTTAAACAAGGGAGGTAGGAGAAGCGCTGTACAGAGCCAATGTACTCAGTGGGCAGAGCTTTGCAGGCCCTACATTCTAGAACACTGCTACAGGTGATCAGGATGAACCAGGTTGGCCACATTAATGCACATTTGAAGCCCCATTTCTTTAGATATGAAAGAAACCTTTCCCTGAGCAAAGGAATATATTAGCTAAACAAGTGTCCCTCTTTCAGGCTTAATTCATTGTTAAATGTAGTGTTGTGTAGCCAGAGTCAAGATCCTATGCTGAAGAGTGGATGTATAAACACAGATTAGATACACAGATTTATGAGAGACAAAACAAAGTATACATTGGCCCTGATCCTTCTTGTCTCACACATGTGAGTATTCCTCTAGACTtcagagaggattttttcctcctgAGTAGGATAAGCAAGATTTTACCCATTGTCAGggtagataaaaatcaatgatctttaaaaaataaaaaataaaaaaaatcaggttttttgattgctttttttcccctcaaaaagcattttatctaaagatagttttaattaagatacattatcgCTCAAAGACATCTCATCAGGGAATAGGGatcataaattctaattctatagtatgagacaatatattcatgtaatgtttaagaaaagttttgtaaatgagttccaatagttcatggattaggggacccaatcttatggggttccacaggcttctgtatagattatttaggttaatctttctatctacccaatgggattcagtgctcagGCTAGAAGATACAGTCagaaatgcttagttttgcagttctcaaactatggatttgtgtctccagaggtaacatgcttgttaacagcaaaaatgttttaaaataaataaataatatagagaggtgagaaataacagacctattgcccctctgcaaatttgtgtacgcagagtcaatcccttacctctttctaaaagtgcaaagtttcaaaaagtccAATGAAGAGAAGATTGttggggcggaatagatctggacaaggagaagtctggataTAGAGGTGAGAAGCGAGGGAagtatgcttgttttgttaaaatattatgtttgccaTTGAAGGAAAAAATTCAGAATACTTAATgttattttagttaaataaaacaatttaaatatccgTTTCATGATGTTTTCCTCCTAAtatagcatggcaagaaaatcctccaaatattaatgattaaccttttgtagaaaaccatgattaaatcgagtcttcctgattagtgatttaaaccatgatttaaatcaatttgatctaaatcaaatccaccctgccccttGTACACTTGTTTTTTGAGAGCCAGTTAACTTCTGATAATTAATTAAATGGGAGAAACTATTTGCATGACTTAGTTTCAGGATCTCtattaaaacaagtttaaacaGCAGATTTCTATTAATTCAAACCTTTCCCCACCCATAATCCCAAAGCTAATTTCATTCCATGGCAACAGGATTATGATTTCTTCTTTTGCACAAGCAGGAGAAAGGTTATATGGTTCCTTTAACAAAAGAAACTTTATATTAAATTTGAGGGGGGAAACAACTGCAGAGATATGAGacaatgtaaaatatttaaatgatgcATTTCTCTAGTTTGGCTGGGCACAGGCTCCTTTAGGCAATAACAATGCATAAGAACTCTTCTTATAGCCGTAATTGAAGTCTGGATTGTTAGTTAATTGCCTGAGGCAAGACCATGGAGGTTAAAACCTAATTtattaagggaaataaataagcTGCTTTGAGGACTTTTATAAAACTGTTATCAACAGTGATACTGGGAAAGGAGACACATGCTACCCTGTGACAAACACTCTTACTGAAGTTTTGCAGCCTGCTGCAGGTAGGAAGGTCAAAAGCAATACAGACATTATTTTCCTCATAAATACTGTTCTAGTATCATTATCTAGCTGAAGAACCTGCATAAATAGCAGACTCAGTGTAATACTGCAAAAGCGCGAGTCAAGTAAATACTAAAAATTCCCTGGTTTCACAAGATCATAACTTTCTGAAAAGTTCTTTACAATTGAAAATTTCTATGCTTGGTCATAGCCCATAGGTGAATTGTTTTTGAGCAAACTCCATTTAGAATCATcaaggctggattttttttttccagaaatattTTGTGACAAGCACATAACTCAAACATGGGTGAATGTTAGAGGCTGAGAATTTTCACATGCTAGGTTCCAAGcaaatttgaaattaaaaaaaaaattattcaaagaaTCATTTTTGCATATGCTCAGTACCAGTTTCCATTAAGTTTAGTATTACAATTACAAGAAAATTATGTAAATACATAATATTGATGTTGCTTACCAAGATGCAACTTGGCATTGCTGTTTTATTATCAAGGATCCACAGTAACTGTAAACTGTTATCAATAAAGGGATTATTAACACTTAATATGCTCATGCTCTACTTGATCTAGCATAGAAGGTCCTGGCCTGAgaatcaggatgcctgggttATATACCCAAGCTAGACTTACTGGGTGATTTTCCTCAAGATCACTTCACCTCTTcatgcctctttcccctcccatcctttgtctgtcttatgtATGTAGgatgtaagctgtttggggcagggactctctctcatgtttgtaaagtaccCAGCACAACGTGGTCCCAATTTCTGTTGCTCAAAATATAGAATCTGATCCTGAAATCGCAGCGTTGTCTACTCTTGCAATTTTAGTCATCAGTTGTGTGACATTTAATGCTTGTCTAAaaactccagctcctggagtcttggGATTGTtttagaatctcagctttcattttaaaaaaaaatgtttaggaaAACAAAGCTTGGAAAAaccagaaagtaaataaaaagaatccaacatttgcttaaaaaaaaacaaaacaaacaaaaaaaaactactCATGACTTTTAAACCAATCATGATTTTTGGGCATgactcattattttttttttaatacttggggttggcaataccgAAGCAACCAGAAAGTCACCAAAACCTCTCAGTAAattcagtgttgttgtttttaaatagttgtaGTTTAATGAATAGCCAAAAAGAGAATCAAGCATCAAAATCACTTATTGCTGTCAAAGCTCCAAAACTGAATGTACACAAATCCAAGTAAGTGGAGAGAAAATCACCAGAGGACCCCTTACAAACAGATCTTTTtattaaacaacaataataaGTTAGACTTAAAGGTCTGAGTGAGTCTAGCTTGCCCGGGCTCAGAGAGTCTCAGTCGTGTCTGCACAGGGAATGATTAGTCACAGTACTTGTCTGGTAAACATGCAATGACTTTCTGCATGGTAATAAACACACCTCTTTCTGAACCATTCAGTCACATTAGGGGTGCAAGTCTCTGCTCTAAAGCTGGTGCTTTGGACTGCTAGTAGAACGTGGTTGATAAACTCAGAAATATTGGCTGATGTTGCATTGTCTAATTAACCAAACTCATAAACCTAACCAAGAGAATATTATTTACTCATTTGGAACACGGGGTTATTTCAGACAGAGCTTTCCTACTCAGATAACTATATATGCACCAACTGCAACCTACAGTGGTGCAAGCCTAATCTGAACAATAGATGCATGGGAAGTGCCTAATGTGGTATTGACTTTGGTAGCATTCATGCCATACGAAAATCTGTAAAACATTTGCAGTGAATAAACTtcacttccctccatcccccaccaaAAAGAGAGGCTATGATGTGACTTTAAAGGATGGCTATAGAAATCTTAAATTCTCCTTCACCTTTTCCTCCTACATTCATTTTACTTGTAGTTTTTCTTTTATGAgtaaatgcaatttatttttgtCTCTATTTGTCAACAGTTAACACTACAtagaaagaagaggagtacttgtggcaccttagagactaaccaatttatttgagcataagctttcgtgagctacagctcacttcatctgatgtgagctgtagctcacgaaaacttatgttcaaataaattggttagtctctaaggtgccacaagtactccttttctttttgcgaatacagactaacatggctgctactctaaaactaCATAGAAAGCGATCCCAGATACTAGATTTCAGGGGCTGAGAGGAAGGAAACGAAGGTGCTGATGAAAAAGGGTTTAAttggttgctttaaaaaaactGAGAGAAATACTGAATTCAATTTCTGCATTCAGGTGCTGGTCATTCTGTTCAGAGCACTCTTTTATTTAGAAATGTGCCTATACAAATGCCATATTTGATCAGCATCAAGCTGGGTGAAACACCATGGAAAAGAAATCTAAGTTTAAAGATCAATGAGATGCAAGGAGAAAAGTTATGCACCTGTTTGTGGCTCTTCATTAACCCAGACTGCCTTTAATTAGCTAATTAGTTACCTAAACTGCAAATATTAAGGCTTATTGGCACACTTAAATCCAAAAAGCTTCTTATACTTTCCAAGGTACATTTCTCCCCCAAATCCTTAGTGGTAGCTTCAAggaatacctttgtaaatctgaatGTGGATTTATGTGAAGTCAGAGATTATTAATTCTTAAAGAATACAATGTAAAAAGGAAGGACTCAGCCTTAGGGGAAATAAGCAT
This DNA window, taken from Caretta caretta isolate rCarCar2 chromosome 9, rCarCar1.hap1, whole genome shotgun sequence, encodes the following:
- the SGPP2 gene encoding sphingosine-1-phosphate phosphatase 2 isoform X3, whose protein sequence is MARVLRSLHSSQPVARFQRCCGLFPAGGEGAGDGLAGTVGGGDHLPARDTCPGGSPARQRLPDANGVKSSPPPQDCAQKYVVKNYFYYYLFKFSSALGEEIFYITFLPFTYWNINHDVSRRLIMMWCYPLVLGLMAAFVFSTLVCLSRLYTGMHTVLDVIGGSLISAALIALTYPAWDIIDHLMLTSPFCPILSITVPLLLCYNYPKLENYSPTRADTTTVLGSGAGATIGFWLNNLYAAPNYPNKSLLLSFPPISEMMMVVLAKFLVGIFILLVTRYFIKGMALRVLCSRYQVSVNDLEARRRLEIEVPYKFITYSSVGFSATVLVPLLHELLGLI
- the SGPP2 gene encoding sphingosine-1-phosphate phosphatase 2 isoform X2, with translation MARVLRSLHSSQPVARFQRCCGLFPAGGEGAGDGLAGTVGGGDHLPARDTCPGGSPARQRLPDANGVKSSPPPQIAMYIGQVTKDILKWPRPHSPPVVKLEMRAEYGMPSTHAMAATSISFTFCIATINQNKYPLVLGLMAAFVFSTLVCLSRLYTGMHTVLDVIGGSLISAALIALTYPAWDIIDHLMLTSPFCPILSITVPLLLCYNYPKLENYSPTRADTTTVLGSGAGATIGFWLNNLYAAPNYPNKSLLLSFPPISEMMMVVLAKFLVGIFILLVTRYFIKGMALRVLCSRYQVSVNDLEARRRLEIEVPYKFITYSSVGFSATVLVPLLHELLGLI
- the SGPP2 gene encoding sphingosine-1-phosphate phosphatase 2 isoform X4 → MMWCIAMYIGQVTKDILKWPRPHSPPVVKLEMRAEYGMPSTHAMAATSISFTFCIATINQNKYPLVLGLMAAFVFSTLVCLSRLYTGMHTVLDVIGGSLISAALIALTYPAWDIIDHLMLTSPFCPILSITVPLLLCYNYPKLENYSPTRADTTTVLGSGAGATIGFWLNNLYAAPNYPNKSLLLSFPPISEMMMVVLAKFLVGIFILLVTRYFIKGMALRVLCSRYQVSVNDLEARRRLEIEVPYKFITYSSVGFSATVLVPLLHELLGLI
- the SGPP2 gene encoding sphingosine-1-phosphate phosphatase 2 isoform X5; the protein is MYIGQVTKDILKWPRPHSPPVVKLEMRAEYGMPSTHAMAATSISFTFCIATINQNKYPLVLGLMAAFVFSTLVCLSRLYTGMHTVLDVIGGSLISAALIALTYPAWDIIDHLMLTSPFCPILSITVPLLLCYNYPKLENYSPTRADTTTVLGSGAGATIGFWLNNLYAAPNYPNKSLLLSFPPISEMMMVVLAKFLVGIFILLVTRYFIKGMALRVLCSRYQVSVNDLEARRRLEIEVPYKFITYSSVGFSATVLVPLLHELLGLI